The DNA window CGTTGTGCTATTTGCGGTGGTGCACTGGCTCTGTGACCTCGTCTGGCTGAGTTTTCTCTCCCTGCTCTCCCATAAGGGGGTGCGGGCGTTCGGAGCCGGCCTTGCCCGCAAGGTCGACCTTGTCTCCGGCCTTGTGATGCTTGTCTTCGGCGGCATCTTCATCATGGAGTCCGTGAAGATTCTTCTTCCGTAACCGCACATAGAAAGTCCGGCTGCGGCCTTCCGGAGCTCCGGCTCCCGTGACTCCGAGGAATTATCTGGCCTGGTCCGGGGCCGCCTCTTCGGGCTCGAGCGGGACCAGGACAATCTCGATGCGGCGGTTCCTGGCCCTGCCCTCTTCCGTATCGTTGGAAGCCACGGGGTGATACTGGGCATAGCCCGCCACGCTCAGAAGCCGGGGGTTGACGCCGCGCTCCTGGAGATAACGCGCGACATTCGTGGCCCGCGCGGTGGAGAGCTCCCAGTTGGTGGGGAATATCTTCTTCAGCTCCGGGCCGATGGCGACATTGTCCGTGTGCCCTTCGATACGGATCTGCCTGTCCTGCACCTTCCTGAGAATGCCGGCCACACGGCCGAGGACCTCCTTGCCCTGGGGCTTCACACGGGAGCTTCCGGAATCGAAGAGGACCTTGTCCACCATGCTCACCGAGAGCCTGTCGCGGAGCTGGTTGATGGCGACGCGGCCGCGGTCGATTTCCCCCTGAAGCTCCCCCACCAGGGCGTCATAGGTGCCCGTGAGGTCCTTGACTGCCGCCTTCTTCTCCTGGTGGGCCTCCAGAAGCTCCTCGTTCAGACGGTCAAGCTCCGCCTTCTGGCTCTCCACCTCCTTTTCGCGGCGGGCCAGGCTCTGCTTGAGCTCCTCCACCCGCAGTTTCTGCTGTCTGACCTCGGACTCCAGACGGGCTATATCGGCGGACAGTCCCGTGCGGTCGTCCTCCATCGCGCGGGTGAGACGGGCGTTGGCCTCGCCGAGCTCGGCGACTTTCCCCTTCAGACGGTCGTTCGCCTGGGCAAGGGCGGCGCGGTCCTCATCGCAGAGTTTCTTGGTCGCCTCAAGCTGTCCCGAGAGGGTGGAGACCTCCGTCTTGAGCTCGCCCACCTCCGCGACACGGGCCTTGTACTGCCGGGAGGAGACACACCCGGCCACGAGGAAAACGGCCAGACCGGCTACCAGAATGCGCAGACTCATTTCTCCGACCCTCCGGTGCGGCAAGGTTTTCTATTCTAACGCTTCAGTCCCGGAAAAACCATGCTTTCTTGAGCGGGCCATCGGAGGGGGGAGTGGCCAAGCGCCCGCGCAGATGGATGAAGGAACTTTCCTTGCCAGGTGGCTAGACAAAGGGAGAGAGACTCGACCTTATGTGTCTTTCAGGGGGATGCGCAGGGGGGATGCCAGTCCCCCATGCGCAAAGTCAGGGGGATGCGCAAGGGGGATGGGAAATCCCTCTTGCGCGCCAATACGCCAGTCTCCCCTGCTCAAGTCAGGCCACCTTCTTGAACGCTTCCTTCTTCGACTTGCAGATGGGGCATACGTCCGGGGGCTCGCCCTCCACGGTGTTTCCGCACACGGAGCACACCCAGTAGTCCACTTCCTCGTTCCTGCCCAGGTTCTCCAGGGCCTTCTTATAAAGGTCGGCGTGAATCTTCTCCACTTCGTTGGCATAGGTGAAGGACTGCTCCGCCTGCTTCCTGCCCTCTTTCGCGGCCTCCTCGACCATGGGCGGGTACATGCTCTGAAACTCGTAGCTCTCCCCTCCGATGGCCTCCTTGAGGTTCTCCCCGGTGCTCTTGATACCTCCCAGGGCCCGGAGGTGGTTGTGGGCGTGAACGGTCTCTGCCTGGGCCGCGGCCCTGAAAAGCCTGGCCACCTGCTTGTAGCCCTCCTTTTCGGCCTTATCGGCAAAGGCGAGATATTTCCTGTTGGCCTGGGACTCTCCGGCGAAGGCGTCCTTCAGGTTCTGCTCCGTGCTCGGCATACGGCATCCTCCTTTCAGGATATTTTCTCGAATCCACTCTTCGGAGAACCGCACCGTGGACACGTCCAGTCATCGGGCAGTTCCTCGAAGCGTACTCCCTGTGCGTCTTCCTTATATAGCCACTTGCTCATGGCGCACCGCCACACGATGCCGTCCTCCCGCTGTCCATGGCTCTCAAGGACCTGCCATCCCCTCCTCTCCCACTCCCGAACTGGAGGAGGAATGAAGCCGGAGTAGATCTCCTTGTCCCGGGCATCCTGCACCGAGACGGCTACGGTGAGGGCGCCCTTGCCGACCGTGTACCCCCAGTCAAAAAGGTCCCTGGTCTCCGGGTCGGTCATCTTGGCCGTAAACTCGATGAGCCCGGGGCTCCTTCTTTTGACCCTGGAGAGGGAGTAACAGCAGCGCGCAACGGATGTGCAGCCGCATTTACCGCTGCGAAGCTCCAGTCCGTCCACCCGGAACCCTCCGGGTATCTTCTCCACCACCGGCTCGCCGGCCTCGGTTAGGGAACTCATCGTCCGCTATCCTTTCTTTACCATGGTGCCCGACCCTCCGCAAGAGGGACACTTTTTGGGCTTGCACCGGGCCTCCTTGGTGGCACCGCATTTCTCGCACACGAAAACCGCCATCCCTCACACCTCCTTCCGTTTTCTGCAGTCGGGGCAGAGCCCGCGAAACTGAACGTGGCTTCCCGTAATGACGAAACCCTCCGGCTGCCCCCGGGGCACCTCCACGCGGCACCGCTCGGGGATGTCGGCCACCCGTCCGCAGAACGTGCAGATGACGTGGTCGTGCTCGTGGGTGCCGGGGTCGTAACGCCTCCTCCGGGGGTCTATCGAAAGCTCCAGGAGCTCGCCCCGGTCCCT is part of the Nitrospirota bacterium genome and encodes:
- a CDS encoding OmpA family protein, with amino-acid sequence MSLRILVAGLAVFLVAGCVSSRQYKARVAEVGELKTEVSTLSGQLEATKKLCDEDRAALAQANDRLKGKVAELGEANARLTRAMEDDRTGLSADIARLESEVRQQKLRVEELKQSLARREKEVESQKAELDRLNEELLEAHQEKKAAVKDLTGTYDALVGELQGEIDRGRVAINQLRDRLSVSMVDKVLFDSGSSRVKPQGKEVLGRVAGILRKVQDRQIRIEGHTDNVAIGPELKKIFPTNWELSTARATNVARYLQERGVNPRLLSVAGYAQYHPVASNDTEEGRARNRRIEIVLVPLEPEEAAPDQAR
- a CDS encoding rubrerythrin family protein, encoding MPSTEQNLKDAFAGESQANRKYLAFADKAEKEGYKQVARLFRAAAQAETVHAHNHLRALGGIKSTGENLKEAIGGESYEFQSMYPPMVEEAAKEGRKQAEQSFTYANEVEKIHADLYKKALENLGRNEEVDYWVCSVCGNTVEGEPPDVCPICKSKKEAFKKVA
- a CDS encoding rubredoxin; this translates as MSSLTEAGEPVVEKIPGGFRVDGLELRSGKCGCTSVARCCYSLSRVKRRSPGLIEFTAKMTDPETRDLFDWGYTVGKGALTVAVSVQDARDKEIYSGFIPPPVREWERRGWQVLESHGQREDGIVWRCAMSKWLYKEDAQGVRFEELPDDWTCPRCGSPKSGFEKIS
- a CDS encoding rubredoxin yields the protein MAVFVCEKCGATKEARCKPKKCPSCGGSGTMVKKG
- a CDS encoding transcriptional repressor; this encodes MSDKAKERGFKRTPQRLAILRYLEGNTGHPSAEEIYRAVRRRFPTMSLATVYNTLETLRDRGELLELSIDPRRRRYDPGTHEHDHVICTFCGRVADIPERCRVEVPRGQPEGFVITGSHVQFRGLCPDCRKRKEV